In Caproiciproducens sp. NJN-50, the following are encoded in one genomic region:
- the xylB gene encoding xylulokinase, with the protein MEYLIGSDLGTSGAKTVLFDSSGTAVASKTLEYALYQPQNGWAEQDPEDWWNAVRDGIRSVLSESGVPAGNIRGIGLSGQMHGLVMLDRDGNPLRKAIIWCDQRTDRECEKMNTLIGPRKMVEITANPAMTGFTAAKILWVKDNQPEIYEKCAHILLPKDYIRYRLTGEFATDVSDAAGMQLMDVPNRCWSEEILSKLDIDRSLMATIYESPEITGRVHRTAAELTGLPEGTPVVGGAGDNSAAAVGTGVVGPGKAFTTLGTSGVVYTIADRASIDPKGRIHTFCAPIPGKWTLMSCTQAAGLSLKWFRDQFCAQEISDAKGERIDPYVLMDREAEAVPCGSDGLLYLPYLMGERSPHPNADCRGVFFGLSAIHTRAHLIRAVMEGVAYSQLECVDVFRELNCEIDSMTVCGGGARSRLWRQMLADLYSCPVNTLQTDEGPALGAAILAGTGCGVFSSVEEGCGRIIHQKAVQEPDPLRHAAYAPYYRLYRKIYLDLLDDFSILHHIRANGEERL; encoded by the coding sequence ATGGAGTATTTAATTGGTTCCGATCTGGGCACTTCAGGGGCGAAGACCGTACTGTTTGATTCTTCAGGGACGGCTGTTGCGTCAAAGACGCTGGAATATGCGCTTTACCAGCCGCAGAACGGATGGGCGGAGCAGGACCCGGAAGACTGGTGGAACGCGGTCCGCGACGGGATCCGCTCGGTCCTTTCCGAAAGCGGCGTTCCGGCGGGGAACATCCGCGGCATCGGGCTTTCCGGGCAGATGCACGGCCTGGTCATGCTGGACCGGGACGGGAATCCGCTGAGAAAGGCGATTATCTGGTGCGACCAGCGCACGGACCGGGAATGTGAGAAGATGAACACCCTGATCGGTCCGCGGAAGATGGTGGAGATCACCGCAAACCCCGCCATGACCGGTTTCACAGCGGCTAAAATTCTGTGGGTCAAAGACAACCAGCCGGAAATTTACGAAAAGTGCGCGCACATTCTTCTGCCGAAAGACTATATCCGGTACCGGCTGACGGGGGAGTTCGCCACCGATGTGTCGGACGCGGCCGGAATGCAGCTTATGGACGTCCCGAACCGGTGCTGGTCGGAGGAAATCCTTTCAAAACTTGACATCGACCGGTCGCTGATGGCGACGATTTACGAATCGCCGGAAATAACGGGCAGAGTTCATCGGACGGCGGCGGAACTGACCGGTCTGCCGGAGGGGACTCCTGTGGTCGGCGGGGCGGGGGACAATTCTGCGGCCGCGGTCGGGACCGGTGTGGTGGGGCCCGGAAAAGCGTTTACGACTCTGGGGACTTCGGGTGTGGTTTATACGATAGCCGACCGGGCCTCCATCGACCCCAAAGGACGCATCCACACATTCTGTGCTCCGATTCCCGGCAAGTGGACGCTGATGAGCTGCACTCAGGCGGCGGGGCTTTCGCTCAAATGGTTCCGGGACCAGTTCTGCGCACAGGAAATTTCAGATGCGAAAGGGGAACGGATTGATCCGTATGTTCTCATGGATCGGGAGGCGGAGGCCGTTCCCTGCGGTTCGGACGGACTTCTGTATCTGCCGTATCTGATGGGGGAGCGTTCTCCGCATCCGAACGCGGATTGCAGGGGTGTTTTTTTCGGCCTGTCCGCGATTCATACCCGCGCCCATCTGATCCGCGCCGTCATGGAGGGGGTTGCCTATTCCCAGTTGGAGTGCGTGGATGTTTTCCGCGAACTGAACTGCGAAATTGACAGCATGACGGTGTGCGGCGGCGGAGCAAGGAGCCGTCTGTGGAGGCAGATGCTTGCCGATCTGTATTCCTGCCCCGTGAACACACTGCAAACCGACGAGGGCCCGGCGCTGGGAGCGGCCATTCTTGCCGGAACGGGCTGCGGGGTATTTTCTTCCGTGGAAGAGGGCTGCGGCCGGATTATTCATCAGAAAGCGGTTCAGGAACCTGATCCGCTGCGGCACGCGGCATACGCTCCCTACTATCGGCTCTATCGAAAGATTTATCTTGATCTTTTGGATGATTTCAGCATTCTTCACCACATCCGGGCGAATGGGGAAGAAAGACTCTGA